Below is a genomic region from Aquila chrysaetos chrysaetos chromosome 13, bAquChr1.4, whole genome shotgun sequence.
tgttcagcTCTCGgtgtatatatagatagatgtatatataaaaaaaaaaaaaaaaaaagaagaaggaggagaaaaggattCACTTTCTTCGCTCGTTAACTTACTTGCTCGGCAGCCGCAGGGCCGGGCGGCAGCagcccgccccccccggccccccctaGTCGTCGGAGATGGAGAGGCGGCTGAAGATGGGCAGGCGGCGGCCCGAGTCCAGGCTGGGCGACTCGGAGCCGCTGAGGGAGCCGGAGCTGAGGGAGCCGCTCAGGTAGCTCTCCCGGTCGGAGAGGGAGTCCGGGGGGCTGGGCGGCGCGTCGAAGACGGGCGACTCGGAGAGGCGGCGGAGGGGCTGGAAGCTGAAGGGCGGtgaggcggggggcggcgggcagcccccgccgggcggcggcggcggctgctgctggcagcggTAGtaggcggcggcggcggcggccgcggcggcggcggcggcgaagTTCTGGGTGTGGAGGGCGAGCGGGGCGATGAggctgcccagctcctgccccgAGAAGGCGAAGGCGTTGTTGGCGCAGGGCGGCGAGAGCAGCTCCTCGCAGTAGGAGgcggaggcgggcggcggcggcgtgcGCGACCCGCCCGGGCTCTCCAGCAGGGCGGCGTCCAGGCGgccgccgggcggcggcggcggcggcggggcggcgccgTGGGGGtgcgggtggtggtggtggtggtggtggtgggcgGAGAAGCCGGAGAAGCTCAGGCTGTGGTGCAGCTTGGGCCGCTCGCCGCCGCGCGGGTGCCCgaagccgccgccgccgccgcccagcGGGTGGTCGCGGGGGGCGAAGGCGCGGAGATCGCCGGTGCTGCCGGCGGGGTGCGGGGGCGGGTGGTGCGGGTGGTGGtgcggccccgcggcggcggccgcggctgGGGGGGCGGCGGCCGTGCCCCCGCCGGGCGCCGGGCGGCGCTCGTCGGCGTTGTGGATGAAGTGGCAGCGCGGGCCGTAGGGGCAGAAGCCGATGGTGTGGAAGGTGCGGCAGAGCTCGGTCTTGTACTTGGGGTGGCGGGTGAGGCTCCGCAGCTCGTGGAAGCCGTGGGCGAACTGGCACTTCTCGCCGTACTTGCAGGCGCCGCTCTCCTCGAAGGGGCGGCACAGCTCCGTCTTGTAGCGCGTCGAGTTGATgggggccccgccgccgccggagccgCCCCCCttgccggccgccgccgcctgctgctgctgctgctgctggagctgctgcatgAGGTGCTGGCTGCGCTCGCCGTTCTCGCTGAAGGAGCGGTCCCGGAACTTGTTCTCCTTGTTGAGCAGGGCcgtggggctgctgctgccgcctccGCCGGAGCCCGTCTCCTTCAGGCTGCCgaacgaggaggaggaggaggaggacgtggaggaggaggaggaggaggaggaggtggaggaagagctggagccagtggggctggggaacTTGGAGCCGCCGGCCAGCGCCGGCAGGTTGCTGGTCGAGTGCCGCCGCAGGAAGCCCGGCGCgaagctggagctggggggcgTCACCGGGGTCCCCACGGCCTTCTTGTCCAGCATGCTGCTGAGGTTGGTCAGGGACTTCTCCGtctgccggggcggggggagggaagggaagggaggcagggagggggcgggggagaCAGGGAGcgggagagagagagggtgTTGCAGGGTGACCGCCAgcccgccgccgcggctccCGCGGGCGGCCAGCGCCCCCCtccgcggccccgccgggcgcTGCGAGCGCACCGCGGGGGTCGGGGCAGGCGTCGCgccgcccggccggccccgAAAGCGGGTCCGCTGCAGGCGCCGGGGCGAGCGGCGCAGAGCCGGGCCGAAGCGCCCTCACGGGCTGGGCCGCGTGCGCAACTTCGCGAAGTTCCTCTCG
It encodes:
- the ZFP36L2 gene encoding mRNA decay activator protein ZFP36L2 → MSTTLLSAFYDIDFLCKTEKSLTNLSSMLDKKAVGTPVTPPSSSFAPGFLRRHSTSNLPALAGGSKFPSPTGSSSSSTSSSSSSSSTSSSSSSSFGSLKETGSGGGGSSSPTALLNKENKFRDRSFSENGERSQHLMQQLQQQQQQQAAAAGKGGGSGGGGAPINSTRYKTELCRPFEESGACKYGEKCQFAHGFHELRSLTRHPKYKTELCRTFHTIGFCPYGPRCHFIHNADERRPAPGGGTAAAPPAAAAAAGPHHHPHHPPPHPAGSTGDLRAFAPRDHPLGGGGGGFGHPRGGERPKLHHSLSFSGFSAHHHHHHHHPHPHGAAPPPPPPPGGRLDAALLESPGGSRTPPPPASASYCEELLSPPCANNAFAFSGQELGSLIAPLALHTQNFAAAAAAAAAAAAYYRCQQQPPPPPGGGCPPPPASPPFSFQPLRRLSESPVFDAPPSPPDSLSDRESYLSGSLSSGSLSGSESPSLDSGRRLPIFSRLSISDD